The Merismopedia glauca CCAP 1448/3 genomic interval TGTTTTGAGTGCAGACGTTGGAAAGCGCCAAAGAGTTGATCGGCATATTCCATCTGGAAGCCAACGCCGTTATCCTTGACCAAAATTATTCCCTCTGGTGTGGATTTAATTTCTATTCTGGCAGTTTCTGAACCATTGCGGCTAAACTTGATGGCATTACTAATGAGATTGACAAACACCTGTTGCAATAAGGTAGGATCTCCGATCGCAGTCGGTAAATTGCCAATTTCAAATTCTACAGGATTGTCCGTACCTGTGTTTGGAGCGGCTAAATTGATGGCTGTTGCTACCAATTGTCGCAAGTCTACAGGTTGAAGGACTAATTCCCGCCGTCCAATCCGCGATAGGGTGAGCAACCCGTCGATCAATTCCCCCATCTTTTGGCTACTTCCCTCAATGACTTCTAAATAGTGAGCCACTTTTTGGTCATTAAGAACTTGGTTAGCATCTAGTCGTTGGCGCAGAGCATTAACAAACCCGTGCATATGCCGTAAAGGGGCGCGCAGGTCGTGGGAAACTGAGTAAGAAAATGAGTTAAGTTCTTGATTAGTCGCTTCTAATTGAGCAGTACGTGCCATGAGGTTCTGGCGGGCTTCGATTAGTTCGGTAATGTTACGGGAAGTCCCAATTAGGGCGTATACTTCTCCATTCGGACGCTTGAGGGGGATTTTGTAGGTATCCAAATACATGGTTCCGGTGGGGAGGGCAAAAGATTCTTGGAGGTGCAAGGTTTCTCCTGACTCAAACACTTGAAGATTCTTTTCGGTAAAGTGGGCGGCATTTTCTGGGGGAAAACATTCAAAAATCGTTTTTCCCTGGACATATTGGCGATCGCTGAAGTTGGCGGTGGCGAGACGTTCGTTGCAGAAGACAATCTTCATTTCTTCCCGATTGACCACAAAGATGTAATCGGGCAAAGCATTGATAAAGGTGAGCAATTCAGAGGTACGTTGGTCTACCAACGCTTCTAAATTCTGATTTTGCTTCTCTAGGGCTTGATTTAACTGCTGGATTTCTAATTCTGCTTCTTTGCGATCACTAATATCTGTATGTGTCCCCAACATCCGCAGGGGATTGCCCTCTTCATCCCAAGCGATAATCTTGCCTAGGGAAAGAATCCATTTCCAGTCACCAGTTTTTGTCTCTTGGCGGAATTCTACTCGGTATTCTGGGATTTCTTGGTTAATATAAGCTTGATAGATCGCTGCTACAGGTTTGCGATCGTCGGGGTGCAGCCTTTCAATCCATCTGCCATTGGTTTCCTGAAATTCTGCCGGATTGTACCCTAGCATCAGAGCATATTCATCATTAACAATTGCCTCACCTGTCTGAATATTGAGGTCATAAAGTCCTTGGTTGGCAGCACTTAAGGCAAGGCGCAGGCGTTCTTCATTGTCACGTAGGGCTGCTTCGGCAACTTTGCGATCGCTGATATCGGTAATTGTGCCCACATAACCAATAATCTGTTTATTGACATCATATTCGGCGATTGCTTGACCAAAAAACCAAGAAAAAGTTTTATCTGAACGCTGGAAGCGATATTCCTGCTGAAAGGGTCGGTTTTCTATGGCAGCACGATCCCACTCGGCAGCGACGCGATCGCGATCTTCAGGGTGTAGTCCCTTCGTCCAGCCCATTCCAGCCGCTTCTTCGGGGCTAAGTCCCGCAATCTGACTCCAGCGATCGTTAACATACAGGCAGTTGCCAACAGCATCAGTGCGGAAAATCCCTACTGGAACAGCTTCAGCTAGGGAAGCATATCGTCGTTCGCTGGACTGTAATTCTGTCTCAGCCTGCTGGCGTTGGAGCGTATTGAGTAAAATTTCGGCAAAAATTTGCAGAAGTCGAATATTGTCATCTGTCCAATTGTGTTCTTGATGGAAGGAAGCAAAGCCTAAAAAGCCAAACACTTTCTCCTGATTAACTAGGGGAATGATGAGAGATGATTCGATCTGAAATTGCTGTAAGCTTTGTCGATCGATAGCGGCTTCTACAGGGAGATTGGCAAGACTAGGAATATGGACAATTTCTCCTCGATGTAAGATCGCCGTTGCCCAAGGAAATACCTGATTGGGTAGGTTTTGAGTGTTTTGGCGTTGCGGAGGAAGACCATCAGCGACCCATTCGTGAGTCATGCTATGTGTGGCTTCGGTATCTGAGTATTGGAAGATGTAGCTAGTATCTACCTGAGTAAATTCCCCAATCTCTTGCAATGCTTGGTTGATGCTGTGGGTCAGGTTTTCGGAAGAGCAGGGCAAAAAACGGCTGGAAATACTAGCAATCAGGCGATCTAACTCAATTTGAAATTGCAGGGCAGCTTCTACCTGTTGTCGTTCTGCTAGTTCAATTTCTGCTTGTTGATAGGCAGCAGCTTGCTGAAGGGCGATCGCTAGCTGAGTCGCAATCTGTTGCAATAATGCCGTTTCGCCTGTTTGCCATTGCCGAGGCGCTTGACTTTCAATTGCACTCAGCATTCCCCAAACGGTTTCCCCTTGGACGATTGGGACGAGGATTTTGGCTCGGATCTGCAACTGTTCCAGGAACTCTTGATGGCAATCGCTCATCTCAGTAGTGTAGATGTCTGGCACCACCAGAATGCGTTCGTTCCAATAGGTAAGCCGATTGGGGGTAAAACAGGTATCTTCTACCTGTCTCCCCAGGTAAGAGGGCTGGTTGCTGGCTGCCGATTCTGCCACGGCGATCGTACTCCAATCTGGTTGAAACTGCCAAATCGCCACGCGATCGCACCCTAAAAGCGAGCGTACCTCGGTCACAGTTGTATCCAGGATCTCCTGCCAATTCAGGGAAGATCGAATGCGATTAGCGATCGCAGCTACCAAGCGTTCTCTAGTTACCTGTGTCTCCAATTCGGCAGTCCGTGCTTGTATTTCTTGTCCCAGTTCAGCGTTACGAGTTTCCAGCCATGCCAATTTTTCTGCTTCCCAACGAGACTCTTTCTCTTGCAGTGACTCCACCAGTTTGTATGATTCTTCTAGGGGGCGCAGGAGTTGCCACAGGCTTTCGTAAGTCACAATGCCCATGATGCGATCGCTTTTACTATCATCTACAACTGGGAGGTGATGCAGGTGATGAGTTTGGAGTAGATTGAGGGCAGAGAAGACATCAGTGAATTCTGAACGGCGCAAAGTCATGACGGGCTGTGTCATCACTTGGGCGATCGCTACTTCTGCCAATGGCAATCCTTGGGCACTCAGACGCACTACATCCCGTTCGGTGAAGATCCCTACCAGATGCTTTTCCTGTACTACTAGGACGCAACTAGCGCCAATTTGGGCAAAATAGCGATCTGCTGATAATGAACGGGTAGCGCGGGCAGCATTCATCAGGGCGATCGCTTCTGTCACCGTGGTTTCTGGGGTAACGATGGGTGGAGTGGGGGCGATCGCGGCTTCTAGCTTAATCTCTGTTAAGGAAAAGGATGACATAGGTACAACCAGAAAAATTCATGCCCTTTAGCTCACGGATTTAGGCTCTTTTATTATAGTTGGGGTCAATGTCTGAGCGATTGGATAACTGGAAAAGTAACAGGGATAGATCTGAACTTATCTAGTTGGAAATTGATTCCTCCAGTGAGAATTAAATTCTAGCAATCGCTACTAGAATTTAACTATCTCAAACTCCTAAAGTACGTGTTTTTCGTCTAATTCTTCGAGTGCAGGTAGTTCGTCTCCTGGCATTCTTAATACTTCTACCATTTCTTGAACTTCTAATGGCGGAGGTGCTGTAAATCGGGACACGATTAGGGTAACGATAAAGTTAATTACCATGCCTAAAGTGCCAATTCCTTCGGCTGAAACTCCAAAAAACCAAGGTTGCATTCCATAGAATTTCACGCCAGCAATATAGACGATGGTAAAGCCTAGACCTGCAATCATACCAGCGATCGCGCCTTCTCGGTTGGTGCGTTTGTCGAAGATGCCTAAAATGATAATGGGGAAGAAACTGGCTGCGGCTAAACCGAAGGCAAAAGCTACTACTTCTGCCACAAAACCAGGGGGGTTCACCCCAAAAAAACCGGCAATGGCGATCGCAAATCCTACCATCACCCTTCCTACCATAACTCGATTGCTTTCAGAAGCCCCAGGGTTAATCATCCTATAGTAGATATCGTGGGCTACAGAACTAGAAATTACTAGCAACAATCCAGATGCAGTTGATAAAGCAGCAGCTAAACCACCTGCGGCAACCAATCCAATCACCCAAGGGGCAAGTTTGGCAACTTCTGGGGTAGAAAGGACGATAATATCTTTATCTATTTCAATTTCGTTGGTGGCTTTATTTGGGGTTAACTCAACTTTGCCATCTCCATTTTTGTCTTTAAAACTCAATAATTTAGTGTTTTCCCACTTTTTTACCCAATCTAGTTTCTGTATCTGTTCTATGGTTTGCCCGTTTAAGCTATTAATTAAATTATAACGAGCAAACGTTGCTAAAGCTGGTGCGGTGGTATAAAGTATCGCAATCATCAGTAATGCCCAGCCAGCCGAAAATCTAGCCGCACGGACATCGGGAACGGTGTAAAATCGGACAATTACGTGGGGTAATCCTGCGGTTCCTACCATCAAAGCGATGGTGGTAAACAGGACATCTAGCATTGATTTTGTGGCAAAAGGCTGGGTATATTCTTTAAATCCCAGATCCGTTTGGATTTGGTTGAGTTTGGGAACGATATCGCTAAAAGTGAAGGATAATTGGGGAATTGGGTTTTTGGTTAATAGCAAAGAAATAGCTATCGCTGGAATCAGATAAGCTACGATCAAAATCCCATATTGAGCTACCTGGGTCCAGGTAATTCCCTTCATTCCTCCCAAAACCGAGAAAAAACCGACTATAACCATGCCGATGATGACACCCGTACTGACATCTACTTGCAGAAAGCGGCTGAAAACAATTCCGACTCCCCGCATTTGCCCAGCTACGTAAGTCATGGACACGAATAAAGCTGCCAATACAGCTACCACGCGAGCTATATTAGAATAGTAGCGATCGCCCACAAAAT includes:
- a CDS encoding PAS domain-containing protein, translated to MSSFSLTEIKLEAAIAPTPPIVTPETTVTEAIALMNAARATRSLSADRYFAQIGASCVLVVQEKHLVGIFTERDVVRLSAQGLPLAEVAIAQVMTQPVMTLRRSEFTDVFSALNLLQTHHLHHLPVVDDSKSDRIMGIVTYESLWQLLRPLEESYKLVESLQEKESRWEAEKLAWLETRNAELGQEIQARTAELETQVTRERLVAAIANRIRSSLNWQEILDTTVTEVRSLLGCDRVAIWQFQPDWSTIAVAESAASNQPSYLGRQVEDTCFTPNRLTYWNERILVVPDIYTTEMSDCHQEFLEQLQIRAKILVPIVQGETVWGMLSAIESQAPRQWQTGETALLQQIATQLAIALQQAAAYQQAEIELAERQQVEAALQFQIELDRLIASISSRFLPCSSENLTHSINQALQEIGEFTQVDTSYIFQYSDTEATHSMTHEWVADGLPPQRQNTQNLPNQVFPWATAILHRGEIVHIPSLANLPVEAAIDRQSLQQFQIESSLIIPLVNQEKVFGFLGFASFHQEHNWTDDNIRLLQIFAEILLNTLQRQQAETELQSSERRYASLAEAVPVGIFRTDAVGNCLYVNDRWSQIAGLSPEEAAGMGWTKGLHPEDRDRVAAEWDRAAIENRPFQQEYRFQRSDKTFSWFFGQAIAEYDVNKQIIGYVGTITDISDRKVAEAALRDNEERLRLALSAANQGLYDLNIQTGEAIVNDEYALMLGYNPAEFQETNGRWIERLHPDDRKPVAAIYQAYINQEIPEYRVEFRQETKTGDWKWILSLGKIIAWDEEGNPLRMLGTHTDISDRKEAELEIQQLNQALEKQNQNLEALVDQRTSELLTFINALPDYIFVVNREEMKIVFCNERLATANFSDRQYVQGKTIFECFPPENAAHFTEKNLQVFESGETLHLQESFALPTGTMYLDTYKIPLKRPNGEVYALIGTSRNITELIEARQNLMARTAQLEATNQELNSFSYSVSHDLRAPLRHMHGFVNALRQRLDANQVLNDQKVAHYLEVIEGSSQKMGELIDGLLTLSRIGRRELVLQPVDLRQLVATAINLAAPNTGTDNPVEFEIGNLPTAIGDPTLLQQVFVNLISNAIKFSRNGSETARIEIKSTPEGIILVKDNGVGFQMEYADQLFGAFQRLHSKQQFPGTGIGLSIVQRIIHRHGGKVWAESKPGAGATFYVQLPS
- a CDS encoding sodium:solute symporter family protein, whose amino-acid sequence is MSAEVWTIILVGLSFILYLYIGWQSRVKDSKGFYVAGQGVPALANGAATAADWMSAASFISMAGIISFAGYDGSIYLMGWTGGYVLLALLLAPYLRKFGKYTVPDFVGDRYYSNIARVVAVLAALFVSMTYVAGQMRGVGIVFSRFLQVDVSTGVIIGMVIVGFFSVLGGMKGITWTQVAQYGILIVAYLIPAIAISLLLTKNPIPQLSFTFSDIVPKLNQIQTDLGFKEYTQPFATKSMLDVLFTTIALMVGTAGLPHVIVRFYTVPDVRAARFSAGWALLMIAILYTTAPALATFARYNLINSLNGQTIEQIQKLDWVKKWENTKLLSFKDKNGDGKVELTPNKATNEIEIDKDIIVLSTPEVAKLAPWVIGLVAAGGLAAALSTASGLLLVISSSVAHDIYYRMINPGASESNRVMVGRVMVGFAIAIAGFFGVNPPGFVAEVVAFAFGLAAASFFPIIILGIFDKRTNREGAIAGMIAGLGFTIVYIAGVKFYGMQPWFFGVSAEGIGTLGMVINFIVTLIVSRFTAPPPLEVQEMVEVLRMPGDELPALEELDEKHVL